In one Pleomorphomonas sp. T1.2MG-36 genomic region, the following are encoded:
- a CDS encoding pilus assembly protein TadG-related protein, giving the protein MAIIFAVCLVPLLVGIGAAVDYARLADAREVMQHSLDATVLALSSEAPKLTQTELDKRAEQIFNVNFPSGKAEGITVSATFTKANGAVISASASGTVPMTFLNLAGITSETLAVQSKSAWSSKRLRVALALDNTGSMEKLGKMDALKTATQNLLDKLKGESTTSGDVYVSIIPFNKDVNIGTGLSSYVAWKETGRLCTWNTWKRAYDCSNGYLWTQTKNKSEWQGCVSDRRKNDDISVSVPISEATRYAAEDYASCGRPLTPMTNNWDTLTAAVKAMTPVGATNQTIGLVWAWQSLKSTAPLNAPNKEANFDYQDVIILLSDGENTMNRFNGDGTSHSIDVDDRMSRVCAAAKADNIIIYTVLVIEGTESVLKNCASSADNYFNASSANEIITSFGAIGDKLSALRIAE; this is encoded by the coding sequence GTGGCGATCATCTTCGCCGTTTGTCTGGTGCCTTTGCTGGTCGGCATCGGGGCGGCCGTCGACTATGCGCGGCTGGCCGATGCGCGCGAGGTGATGCAGCACTCCCTCGATGCCACGGTTCTCGCCTTGTCGTCCGAGGCACCCAAGCTGACCCAGACCGAGCTCGACAAGCGGGCCGAGCAGATCTTCAACGTCAACTTCCCGTCAGGCAAGGCTGAAGGTATCACCGTTTCGGCCACCTTCACCAAGGCCAATGGCGCCGTGATCTCAGCGTCGGCGAGTGGCACTGTCCCGATGACCTTCCTCAATCTCGCGGGCATCACCTCCGAAACGCTGGCTGTCCAATCCAAGTCCGCATGGTCGTCGAAGCGCCTGCGCGTCGCTCTTGCCCTCGATAATACCGGTTCGATGGAAAAGCTCGGCAAGATGGATGCGCTCAAGACGGCGACCCAAAACCTGCTGGACAAGCTGAAAGGTGAGTCGACCACATCGGGCGACGTCTATGTATCAATCATTCCCTTCAACAAGGACGTGAACATCGGCACCGGTCTGTCTTCCTACGTGGCTTGGAAAGAGACGGGGCGACTATGTACCTGGAACACCTGGAAAAGGGCTTACGACTGTTCGAACGGATATTTGTGGACGCAAACCAAGAACAAGTCGGAATGGCAGGGGTGCGTATCCGACAGGCGGAAGAATGACGATATCTCGGTGTCCGTGCCGATCAGCGAGGCAACGCGCTATGCTGCAGAGGATTACGCCTCTTGTGGCCGGCCGCTCACTCCAATGACCAATAACTGGGACACACTGACCGCTGCCGTGAAAGCGATGACGCCCGTCGGCGCAACCAACCAGACGATCGGTCTCGTCTGGGCTTGGCAGTCGCTCAAGTCGACCGCCCCGCTGAACGCTCCGAACAAGGAAGCGAACTTCGACTATCAGGATGTGATCATCCTCTTGTCGGACGGCGAGAATACCATGAACCGCTTTAACGGGGATGGAACTAGCCATTCGATCGATGTCGATGATCGCATGTCGAGGGTTTGCGCGGCCGCCAAGGCAGACAATATCATCATCTACACGGTTCTCGTGATCGAGGGGACCGAGTCTGTGCTCAAGAATTGCGCCAGCTCCGCCGACAATTACTTCAACGCGTCGTCGGCGAACGAGATCATCACGAGTTTTGGCGCCATCGGTGACAAGTTGTCGGCGCTTCGCATCGCCGAGTGA
- a CDS encoding ribonuclease J, whose protein sequence is MNLALYGLGPEADRKWLMVDCGISFAGPDLPGVDLLLPDISFIEAYKDDLVGILITHAHEDHYGAIYDLWPRLGAPVYMTPFAAALHAAKREMEPNAPRVPTSVVEQGQRFSIGPFDLELIAMSHSLPEPTAVLIRTAMGNVLHTGDWKIDHDPRVGRPIDMKRLAEISAEGVDAMICDSTNAVRPGRSPSEGEVAHGLAEVVARAKKRVAVTIFASNLGRIRSIAEAAAKNDREIVVVGRAIKRVLDVAGELGMLEGLPSFRDEDAYGYLPPDKVMAIVTGSQGEARAALAKIAAGDHRNITLDRGDLVIFSSRTIPGNEKAVGAIKNKLVEQGVEIVSDGDALVHTSGHPRRDEMMELYRLVKPKVAVPVHGEAVHLAAHERLAREAGVPSVARTRNGEMLRLLPGDQPKAIGHVPFGILVKDGSLVRDPEGSGVVERRKMSFAGVVVCTLLMNGRGDILGEYGLNCFGLPETDNKGEDFEDVLAAAVDGCLVSIPKARRKDEDLVAEAVRRSIRAAANERWGKKPITEVTVLRVD, encoded by the coding sequence ATGAACCTCGCGCTCTATGGCCTCGGACCGGAAGCCGACCGCAAGTGGCTGATGGTGGATTGCGGAATATCCTTCGCCGGCCCGGATTTGCCCGGCGTCGATCTGCTGCTGCCCGACATTTCCTTCATCGAAGCCTACAAGGACGATCTGGTCGGCATTCTGATCACCCATGCCCACGAAGATCATTATGGCGCCATATACGACCTCTGGCCGCGCCTTGGCGCGCCGGTCTACATGACGCCTTTCGCCGCAGCCCTGCACGCCGCCAAGCGCGAGATGGAGCCCAACGCGCCGCGCGTGCCGACCAGCGTCGTCGAACAGGGTCAGCGCTTTTCCATCGGTCCCTTCGACCTCGAATTGATCGCCATGTCGCACTCGCTGCCCGAACCGACGGCAGTGCTGATCCGCACCGCCATGGGCAATGTGCTGCACACCGGCGACTGGAAGATCGACCATGATCCGCGCGTCGGTCGGCCGATCGACATGAAGCGCCTTGCCGAGATCAGCGCCGAAGGCGTCGACGCCATGATCTGCGATTCCACCAATGCCGTCCGGCCCGGGCGTAGCCCGTCGGAGGGAGAGGTCGCCCATGGGCTGGCCGAGGTGGTTGCCAGGGCGAAGAAGCGCGTCGCCGTCACCATTTTCGCCTCGAACCTCGGCCGTATCCGCTCCATCGCCGAGGCCGCCGCCAAGAACGACCGGGAGATCGTGGTGGTGGGCCGGGCCATCAAGCGCGTTCTCGACGTTGCGGGCGAACTCGGCATGCTCGAGGGGCTACCGTCGTTCCGCGACGAGGACGCTTATGGCTATCTGCCGCCCGACAAGGTGATGGCCATCGTGACCGGCAGCCAGGGCGAGGCGCGCGCCGCCCTTGCCAAGATCGCGGCCGGCGACCATCGCAACATCACGCTTGACCGCGGCGACTTGGTGATCTTCTCCTCGCGCACCATCCCGGGCAACGAGAAGGCCGTCGGCGCCATCAAGAACAAGCTGGTCGAGCAAGGCGTCGAAATCGTCTCCGACGGCGATGCGCTGGTCCACACGTCAGGCCATCCTCGCCGTGACGAGATGATGGAGCTCTACCGCCTCGTCAAGCCGAAGGTGGCCGTGCCTGTGCATGGCGAGGCCGTCCATCTCGCCGCCCACGAAAGGCTGGCCCGCGAAGCCGGCGTACCGAGCGTGGCGCGCACCAGAAATGGCGAGATGCTGCGCCTTCTGCCCGGCGATCAGCCGAAGGCGATCGGCCACGTTCCCTTCGGCATTCTGGTCAAGGACGGCAGTCTGGTTCGCGATCCCGAGGGTTCGGGTGTCGTCGAGCGGCGCAAGATGAGCTTCGCCGGTGTCGTCGTCTGCACGCTGCTGATGAATGGACGCGGCGACATCCTCGGCGAGTATGGCCTCAACTGTTTCGGCCTGCCGGAGACCGACAACAAGGGCGAGGACTTCGAGGATGTGCTGGCTGCGGCCGTCGATGGCTGTCTCGTCTCCATTCCCAAGGCCCGCCGCAAGGACGAAGATCTCGTCGCTGAAGCGGTGCGCCGGTCGATCCGCGCCGCCGCCAACGAGCGCTGGGGCAAGAAGCCGATCACCGAGGTGACGGTGTTGAGAGTGGATTGA
- a CDS encoding biotin--[acetyl-CoA-carboxylase] ligase yields the protein MTEGSGLVCPAGYAAVYLDAVGSTNAEAFERGRQGAASGLWVVARRQTEGRGRRGRVWTSEPGNLYASLMLRDPMVEARLGELPLVVALAVHDAVAAALPPFARADLAIKWPNDVLYAGAKLCGILIEAAVAPEGRVVVIGIGVNCTHHPDVTLYNATDLAAAGYPTEPEALFALLSAAMARRLAEWQAGDFASIREAWLGRARGVGEAITVRLPTREIAGIFSGLDRDGRLLLRHDGGLEAISAGDVFFGRS from the coding sequence ATGACCGAGGGTTCGGGACTTGTCTGCCCCGCAGGCTATGCGGCGGTCTACCTCGACGCAGTCGGTTCCACCAATGCCGAGGCCTTCGAGCGGGGGCGGCAGGGGGCGGCGTCGGGTCTCTGGGTCGTCGCCCGTCGCCAGACGGAAGGACGTGGTCGGCGTGGGCGTGTCTGGACCTCCGAGCCGGGCAATCTTTACGCGTCGCTGATGCTGCGCGATCCCATGGTAGAGGCGCGGCTCGGCGAGTTGCCGCTCGTCGTGGCCCTGGCCGTCCATGACGCCGTCGCGGCGGCGCTTCCGCCCTTCGCTCGGGCCGATCTTGCCATCAAGTGGCCGAACGACGTTCTCTACGCCGGCGCCAAACTCTGCGGCATCCTGATCGAGGCGGCAGTTGCGCCAGAGGGCAGGGTGGTGGTGATCGGGATTGGCGTGAACTGCACCCACCATCCTGACGTCACGCTCTACAACGCCACGGATCTGGCCGCTGCCGGCTATCCCACCGAGCCCGAGGCGCTTTTCGCGCTCCTCTCTGCGGCCATGGCCCGCCGACTGGCCGAGTGGCAGGCTGGCGACTTCGCGTCCATCCGAGAAGCCTGGCTTGGCCGCGCCCGGGGAGTTGGCGAGGCGATTACGGTCCGGCTGCCCACACGCGAGATCGCCGGTATCTTCTCCGGTCTCGACAGGGACGGGCGACTGCTTCTTCGCCACGACGGCGGCCTGGAGGCGATTTCAGCCGGCGACGTGTTCTTCGGCCGTTCCTGA
- the nuoN gene encoding NADH-quinone oxidoreductase subunit NuoN, with translation MNALPDFALAGPELLLAVGALLLLLLGAYGGEKRASLVSGLSALLLIVAAVAVIVGRDGSTFGGAFVVDGFGRFLKVLVLIGSALAVVMTQRFAVAEKFFHFELPVLIVLATVGMLLMISAGDLIAVYLGLELQSLALYVVAAFHRDDSRSTEAGLKYFVLGALSSGMLLYGASLIYGFTGHVDFAGIATAAASGQSSLGLTFGIVFVATGIAFKVSAVPFHMWTPDVYEGAPTPVTAFFAAAPKIAAMALFVRVVMEALGPVKAEWQQIVAFMSLASMILGAFAAIGQRNIKRLMAYSSIGHMGYALVGLAAGSEAGVYGILIYLATYLAMTAGAFAVILSMRRDGVMTEDIDSLAGLSRTNPVVAYLLGIIMFSLAGIPPFAGFFGKYFVFAAAINSGLYWLAVIGILSSVVGAYYYLRIVKIMFLDEPKGAFEPMGGEMKAVLGVSGLFVGAFALVLGPLGDLALAAARTLF, from the coding sequence ATGAACGCACTTCCCGATTTTGCCCTCGCCGGACCGGAGCTTCTCCTGGCCGTCGGTGCTCTTCTCCTGCTCCTGCTCGGCGCTTATGGCGGTGAGAAGCGAGCGAGCCTCGTTTCCGGCCTGTCGGCCTTGCTGCTGATCGTTGCCGCGGTGGCGGTGATCGTCGGCCGCGATGGATCCACCTTCGGTGGCGCCTTCGTGGTGGACGGTTTCGGCCGGTTCCTCAAGGTTCTGGTGCTGATCGGATCGGCGCTGGCTGTGGTCATGACGCAGCGTTTCGCCGTTGCCGAGAAGTTCTTCCATTTCGAGCTGCCGGTGCTGATCGTGCTCGCCACCGTCGGCATGCTGCTGATGATCTCGGCGGGCGATCTCATCGCCGTCTATCTCGGCCTGGAGCTTCAGTCGCTGGCGCTCTATGTCGTTGCCGCCTTCCATCGAGATGATAGCCGCTCGACCGAGGCCGGCCTCAAGTATTTCGTTCTCGGCGCGCTCTCCTCGGGCATGCTGCTCTACGGCGCCTCGCTGATCTACGGTTTCACCGGTCACGTCGATTTCGCCGGTATCGCTACCGCGGCAGCCAGCGGCCAGTCCTCGCTCGGGCTCACCTTCGGCATCGTCTTCGTCGCAACCGGCATCGCCTTCAAGGTATCGGCCGTGCCGTTTCATATGTGGACGCCGGACGTCTATGAAGGCGCGCCGACGCCGGTCACCGCCTTCTTTGCCGCTGCTCCGAAGATCGCCGCCATGGCGCTGTTCGTCCGGGTCGTGATGGAAGCGCTGGGGCCGGTCAAGGCCGAATGGCAGCAGATCGTTGCCTTCATGTCTCTGGCCTCGATGATCCTCGGCGCCTTCGCCGCCATCGGTCAGCGCAACATCAAGCGGCTGATGGCCTATTCTTCCATCGGTCACATGGGTTATGCGCTGGTCGGCCTCGCGGCCGGATCGGAAGCCGGCGTCTACGGCATCCTGATCTATCTCGCCACCTATCTCGCCATGACGGCCGGCGCCTTTGCCGTGATCCTGTCCATGCGGCGGGATGGCGTGATGACCGAGGACATTGACAGCCTCGCCGGTCTGTCGCGCACCAACCCGGTGGTGGCCTACCTCTTGGGCATCATCATGTTCTCGCTGGCCGGCATCCCGCCCTTCGCCGGCTTCTTCGGCAAGTACTTCGTCTTTGCGGCTGCCATCAACTCCGGCCTCTACTGGCTGGCGGTGATCGGCATCCTCTCCTCGGTCGTCGGTGCCTACTACTATCTCCGCATCGTCAAGATCATGTTCCTCGACGAGCCGAAGGGCGCCTTCGAGCCGATGGGGGGCGAGATGAAAGCGGTGCTCGGCGTCTCGGGTCTGTTCGTCGGGGCCTTCGCGCTCGTGCTCGGACCGCTCGGCGATCTGGCTCTCGCGGCCGCCCGCACGTTGTTCTGA
- a CDS encoding NADH-quinone oxidoreductase subunit M: MSGMPLLTLTTFLPLAGALFILMIRAQDEAAILNIRRVALITTVATFLVSIGIWTGFDPKNPGFQLTETAGWSGGFFAYRMGIDGISILFVLLTTFLMPFCILASWESVQVRVKEYMIAFLVLETLMVGVFCATDLVLFYVFFEGGLIPMFLIIGIWGGQRRVYASYKFFLYTLAGSVLMMLAIMAMYWQSGTTDITELVNHPFPATMQWWLWFAFFASFAVKMPMWPVHTWLPDAHVEAPTAGSVLLAAILLKMGGYGFLRFSLPMFPLASADLAPFIFTLSVVAIVYTSLVALVQEDMKKLIAYSSVAHMGYVTMGIFTLNTQGLQGAVFQMFSHGLVSGALFLCVGIVYDRLHTREISAYGGLVNRMPVYATVFMVMTMANVGLPGTSGFIGEFLTLSAAFQVNTWVAAFAALGVILSAAYALWLFRRVVWGSLTKANLKAMMDLSPREVAILAPLVVLVILFGVYPLPVLDATAASLEALLRSVHAAIDAAGQTASAGPLPLIR; the protein is encoded by the coding sequence ATGAGCGGAATGCCGCTTCTGACGCTGACCACGTTCCTGCCATTGGCGGGCGCCCTGTTCATCCTCATGATCCGGGCGCAGGACGAGGCTGCGATCCTCAACATCCGGCGCGTGGCGCTGATCACCACGGTCGCGACCTTCCTGGTGTCGATCGGCATCTGGACCGGCTTCGATCCGAAGAACCCGGGCTTCCAGCTCACCGAGACGGCCGGCTGGTCCGGCGGCTTCTTCGCCTATCGCATGGGCATCGACGGCATCTCGATCTTGTTCGTGCTGCTCACCACCTTCCTGATGCCCTTCTGCATCCTGGCGAGCTGGGAGTCGGTGCAGGTTCGCGTCAAGGAATACATGATCGCCTTCCTGGTGCTCGAGACGCTGATGGTCGGCGTGTTCTGCGCCACCGATCTCGTGCTGTTCTACGTGTTCTTCGAAGGCGGCCTGATCCCGATGTTCCTGATCATCGGCATCTGGGGCGGCCAGCGCCGCGTCTACGCTTCCTACAAGTTCTTCCTCTACACGCTGGCCGGCTCCGTGCTGATGATGCTGGCGATCATGGCGATGTACTGGCAGAGCGGTACCACCGACATCACCGAACTGGTCAACCATCCGTTCCCGGCAACCATGCAGTGGTGGCTGTGGTTCGCCTTCTTCGCGTCCTTCGCGGTGAAAATGCCGATGTGGCCGGTCCACACCTGGCTGCCGGACGCTCACGTCGAAGCGCCGACGGCCGGTTCGGTTCTGCTCGCCGCCATTCTCCTGAAGATGGGCGGCTACGGCTTCCTGCGCTTCTCGCTGCCGATGTTCCCGCTGGCCTCGGCCGATCTCGCGCCCTTCATCTTCACGCTCTCCGTCGTTGCCATCGTCTACACCTCGCTGGTGGCGCTGGTGCAGGAGGACATGAAGAAGCTGATCGCCTATTCGTCGGTCGCCCACATGGGCTACGTGACCATGGGTATCTTCACGCTGAACACGCAAGGGCTGCAGGGCGCCGTGTTCCAGATGTTCAGCCACGGCCTCGTGTCCGGTGCGCTGTTTCTCTGCGTCGGCATCGTCTACGATCGCCTTCATACCCGCGAGATTTCCGCCTATGGCGGCCTCGTCAACCGCATGCCGGTCTATGCGACGGTGTTCATGGTCATGACCATGGCCAACGTCGGTCTGCCCGGCACGTCGGGGTTCATCGGCGAGTTCCTGACGCTGTCGGCCGCGTTCCAGGTCAACACCTGGGTGGCTGCCTTCGCGGCGCTCGGTGTCATCCTGTCGGCTGCCTACGCTTTGTGGCTGTTCCGCCGGGTTGTCTGGGGCTCGCTCACCAAGGCGAACCTCAAGGCGATGATGGACCTCAGTCCACGCGAGGTCGCCATTCTGGCGCCGCTCGTCGTGCTGGTGATCTTGTTCGGCGTCTATCCGTTGCCGGTGCTCGACGCCACGGCCGCTTCCCTGGAAGCGCTTCTCCGCTCCGTCCACGCGGCGATCGATGCCGCCGGCCAGACCGCATCGGCCGGGCCGCTGCCGCTGATCCGCTGA
- the nuoL gene encoding NADH-quinone oxidoreductase subunit L, giving the protein MYSLIVFLPLIGFLIAGAIALWGAAATVPAPEGGHDAHGHGDHHAAHAEHDDHAHGGHDDHHHAVEPAAPGSRVAELVTTGLLFVSAILSWVAFISVGFGEHETQSIKVLTWITSGAMQIDWAFRIDTLTVVMLVVVNTVSSLVHLYSIGYMAEDPDRPRFFAYLSLFTFAMLMLVTADNLVQMFFGWEGVGLASYLLIGFWYKKPSASAAAIKAFVVNRVGDFGFMLGIFGIFMMFGTISLTDIFSNVATVEGKTLHFLWGEWDAITVICLLLFMGAMGKSAQFLLHTWLPDAMEGPTPVSALIHAATMVTAGVFMVARLSPLFDLSPTALTVVTLVGAVTAFFAATVGLVQNDIKRVIAYSTCSQLGYMFVALGVGAYGAGVFHLFTHAFFKALLFLGAGSVIMASHHEQDMRSMGGLRNKIPLTFWAMTLGTLAITGVGIPGTEIGFAGFLSKDAIIESAFAGHNPVSGFAAVLLVIAAGFTSFYSWRLVFLTFFGASRAPKDVYDHAHESPLVVLIPLGVLSLGAVLAGMVFYGHYVGEEQAEFWKGALFYGPENHILHAMHEVSFLVKVSPFLAMLVGLAVAYWFYILNPALPKKLAAALPGLYKFLLNKWYFDELYDFIFVRPAFAIGRLFWKTGDGAIIDGLGPNGVAARVQDVTARVVRLQTGYVYHYAFAMVIGVAALITWAMFAGGQ; this is encoded by the coding sequence ATGTATTCCCTCATCGTCTTCCTTCCGCTCATCGGCTTCCTGATTGCCGGCGCCATCGCGCTCTGGGGTGCGGCGGCTACCGTGCCGGCGCCCGAGGGCGGCCACGATGCCCATGGCCACGGCGATCATCATGCGGCTCACGCCGAGCATGACGACCACGCCCACGGCGGTCATGACGACCATCATCACGCGGTCGAGCCCGCTGCGCCCGGCTCGCGCGTTGCCGAACTTGTGACCACCGGCCTGCTGTTCGTATCGGCGATCCTATCCTGGGTGGCCTTCATCTCGGTCGGCTTCGGCGAGCATGAGACGCAGTCGATCAAGGTGCTGACCTGGATTACCTCCGGCGCCATGCAGATCGACTGGGCGTTCCGCATCGACACGCTGACCGTCGTCATGCTGGTGGTGGTCAACACCGTCTCGTCGCTGGTTCACCTCTACTCGATCGGCTACATGGCCGAGGATCCGGACCGGCCGCGCTTCTTCGCTTACCTCAGCCTGTTCACCTTCGCCATGCTGATGCTGGTGACCGCCGACAACCTCGTCCAGATGTTCTTCGGCTGGGAGGGCGTCGGTCTCGCCTCCTACCTTCTGATCGGTTTCTGGTACAAGAAGCCGTCGGCATCGGCGGCGGCCATCAAGGCCTTCGTCGTCAACCGCGTCGGCGACTTCGGCTTCATGCTGGGCATCTTCGGCATCTTCATGATGTTCGGCACCATCAGCCTGACCGACATCTTCTCCAATGTCGCCACCGTCGAAGGCAAGACGCTCCACTTCCTCTGGGGTGAGTGGGACGCCATCACTGTGATCTGCCTCTTGCTGTTCATGGGTGCCATGGGCAAGAGCGCGCAGTTCCTGCTGCACACCTGGCTTCCGGACGCCATGGAGGGTCCGACGCCGGTGTCCGCGCTGATCCATGCGGCCACAATGGTGACCGCCGGCGTGTTCATGGTGGCGCGGCTGTCGCCGCTGTTCGATCTCAGCCCGACGGCGCTGACCGTCGTCACGCTGGTCGGCGCCGTTACCGCCTTCTTTGCGGCGACCGTCGGCCTCGTTCAGAACGACATCAAGCGCGTCATCGCCTATTCGACCTGTTCGCAGCTCGGCTACATGTTCGTGGCGCTCGGTGTCGGCGCTTACGGCGCCGGCGTGTTCCACCTGTTCACGCATGCCTTTTTCAAGGCGCTGCTGTTCCTTGGCGCCGGTTCGGTGATCATGGCCAGCCACCACGAGCAGGACATGCGCTCCATGGGCGGCCTCAGGAACAAGATCCCGCTCACCTTCTGGGCGATGACGCTCGGCACGCTCGCCATCACCGGTGTCGGCATCCCCGGCACGGAGATCGGCTTTGCCGGCTTCCTGTCCAAGGACGCCATCATCGAGAGCGCCTTCGCCGGCCATAACCCGGTGTCGGGTTTCGCCGCGGTGCTCCTGGTGATCGCCGCCGGCTTCACCAGCTTCTACTCCTGGCGTCTGGTGTTCCTGACCTTCTTCGGCGCCAGCCGCGCGCCCAAGGACGTTTACGACCACGCCCATGAAAGCCCGCTGGTGGTGCTGATCCCGCTCGGCGTGCTGTCGCTTGGCGCGGTGCTCGCCGGCATGGTCTTCTACGGCCATTACGTTGGCGAGGAGCAGGCCGAGTTCTGGAAGGGCGCGCTCTTCTACGGCCCTGAGAACCACATCCTGCATGCCATGCACGAGGTTTCCTTCCTGGTGAAGGTCTCGCCCTTCCTGGCCATGTTGGTCGGTCTTGCCGTCGCCTACTGGTTCTACATTCTGAACCCGGCGCTGCCCAAGAAGCTCGCCGCCGCGCTGCCGGGGCTCTACAAGTTCCTTCTCAACAAGTGGTACTTCGACGAGCTCTACGACTTCATCTTCGTGCGGCCGGCGTTTGCCATCGGCCGCCTGTTCTGGAAGACGGGTGACGGCGCCATCATCGATGGCCTCGGACCCAACGGAGTTGCCGCTCGCGTGCAGGACGTCACCGCCCGCGTCGTGCGCCTGCAGACCGGTTATGTCTACCATTATGCCTTTGCCATGGTGATCGGCGTTGCCGCCCTGATCACCTGGGCCATGTTCGCCGGGGGACAATGA
- the nuoK gene encoding NADH-quinone oxidoreductase subunit NuoK, producing MTLGLAHYLSVAAILFTLGVLGIFLNRKNVIVILMSVELILLAVNLNLVAFSHFLGDLVGQVFALFVLTVAAAEAAIGLAILVAFFRNRGSIAVEDINVMKG from the coding sequence ATGACGCTCGGTCTTGCGCACTATCTGTCGGTCGCGGCGATCCTGTTCACGCTCGGGGTGCTCGGCATCTTCCTCAACCGGAAGAACGTCATCGTCATTCTGATGAGCGTCGAATTGATCCTACTCGCGGTCAACCTCAACCTCGTCGCCTTCTCGCACTTCCTCGGCGATCTCGTCGGACAGGTCTTTGCCCTGTTCGTGCTGACGGTCGCCGCCGCCGAGGCCGCCATCGGCCTTGCCATCCTGGTCGCATTCTTCCGCAACCGCGGCTCCATCGCGGTCGAAGACATCAACGTGATGAAGGGCTGA
- a CDS encoding NADH-quinone oxidoreductase subunit J, producing the protein MIQALFFYLFAAVTIASAVMVISSRNPVHSVLFLILAFVNAAGLFMLAGAEFLALLLIVVYVGAVAVLFLFVVMMLDVDFVELRQGFMQYLPIGILVGLIFLAELLMVAGAWVFAPEATATATAPIPDPAQVSNTLALGQLLYTRYVYFFQVAGFVLLVAMIGAITLTLRHRASVRRQNISVQVARTRATAIEVKHVEPGRGL; encoded by the coding sequence ATGATACAGGCCTTGTTCTTCTATCTGTTTGCGGCGGTCACCATCGCTTCGGCGGTCATGGTGATTTCTTCCCGCAATCCCGTGCATTCGGTGCTGTTCCTGATCCTTGCCTTCGTCAATGCGGCCGGCCTGTTCATGCTGGCCGGCGCCGAGTTCCTCGCCCTGCTGCTGATCGTCGTCTATGTCGGCGCCGTGGCGGTGCTGTTCCTGTTCGTGGTGATGATGCTGGACGTCGACTTCGTCGAGCTTCGACAGGGCTTCATGCAGTACCTGCCGATCGGCATTCTGGTCGGCCTGATCTTCCTGGCAGAACTTCTGATGGTGGCGGGCGCCTGGGTGTTCGCTCCGGAAGCCACAGCCACGGCTACGGCACCGATCCCCGACCCGGCGCAGGTTTCCAACACGCTGGCGCTCGGGCAACTGCTCTACACCCGTTATGTCTACTTCTTCCAGGTCGCCGGTTTCGTGCTGCTCGTTGCCATGATCGGCGCCATCACGCTGACGCTGCGCCACCGCGCTTCCGTCCGGCGCCAGAACATCTCCGTCCAGGTGGCGCGTACCCGTGCGACGGCCATCGAAGTCAAGCATGTCGAGCCGGGGAGGGGACTGTGA
- the nuoI gene encoding NADH-quinone oxidoreductase subunit NuoI — MKLSQVAKSFLLKEFVSGFFLAMRYFFKAKPTINYPFEKGAVSPRFRGEHALRRYPSGEERCIACKLCEAICPAQAITIEAGPRGNDGTRRTTRYDIDMVKCIYCGFCQEACPVDAIVEGPNFEFATETREELYFSKERLLANGDRWEREIARNIAADAPYR; from the coding sequence ATGAAACTCAGCCAGGTGGCAAAGTCCTTCCTCCTCAAGGAGTTCGTGTCGGGGTTCTTCCTCGCCATGCGTTACTTCTTCAAGGCGAAGCCGACCATCAACTACCCCTTCGAGAAAGGGGCCGTGAGCCCGCGCTTCCGCGGCGAGCACGCGTTGCGCCGGTATCCTTCCGGCGAGGAGCGCTGCATCGCCTGCAAGCTGTGCGAGGCGATCTGCCCGGCTCAGGCCATCACCATCGAGGCCGGCCCGCGCGGCAACGACGGCACCCGTCGCACCACGCGCTACGACATCGACATGGTGAAGTGCATCTACTGCGGCTTCTGCCAGGAAGCCTGTCCGGTGGATGCCATCGTGGAAGGGCCGAACTTCGAGTTCGCCACCGAGACGCGCGAGGAGCTCTATTTCTCCAAGGAGAGGCTGCTCGCGAACGGCGATCGCTGGGAGCGCGAGATCGCCCGCAACATCGCGGCCGACGCTCCTTATCGGTGA